From Sphingomonas bisphenolicum, one genomic window encodes:
- the coaE gene encoding dephospho-CoA kinase (Dephospho-CoA kinase (CoaE) performs the final step in coenzyme A biosynthesis.): MKVYGLTGSIGMGKSAVAAMLRREGVPVFDADAQVHRLQGPGGALLPAIEARFPGTTGPKGVDRAKLGAAVFGHPQERRALEAIVHPAVQAARRLFLRRHRSRAFVVLDIPLLFETQGQKRLDGVIVVTAPAWKQRKRVLARPGMTATKFRQILTLQTPDAEKRRRADHIIHTGATFTDTRAQVRRLAACLGAQTGR; encoded by the coding sequence ATGAAAGTCTATGGCCTGACCGGATCGATCGGCATGGGCAAGTCGGCCGTGGCGGCGATGCTGCGGCGCGAAGGCGTGCCCGTGTTCGATGCCGATGCGCAGGTGCATCGGCTTCAGGGACCGGGCGGCGCGCTGCTCCCCGCGATCGAGGCGCGCTTTCCCGGCACGACCGGGCCGAAGGGGGTGGATCGCGCGAAACTGGGCGCGGCGGTGTTCGGCCATCCGCAGGAGCGGCGGGCGCTGGAGGCGATCGTCCATCCCGCGGTGCAGGCGGCGCGGCGGCTGTTCCTGCGCCGGCACCGGTCGCGCGCATTCGTGGTCCTAGACATTCCGCTATTGTTCGAAACCCAGGGGCAGAAACGGCTGGACGGCGTCATCGTCGTGACCGCGCCGGCATGGAAACAGCGCAAGCGCGTCCTGGCCCGGCCAGGCATGACCGCGACGAAATTCCGCCAGATTCTGACGTTGCAGACGCCCGATGCGGAAAAGCGGCGGCGGGCGGACCATATCATCCACACCGGCGCAACCTTCACCGACACCCGCGCGCAGGTGCGGCGTCTCGCCGCTTGCCTTGGCGCGCAGACAGGTCGATAA
- a CDS encoding J domain-containing protein has product MGMFALALAAVAIWLIWTGKLQRMTAKDGMALGAALVGAVLAAKGKPVIGAPLLIGAALFFAKQGNAKAKVKVRKRPAAPASPPQADADVAKARALLGVGPDADAPTIRAAHRRLIASVHPDKGGTEALAAQINAARDLLLDDQTPL; this is encoded by the coding sequence ATGGGCATGTTCGCTCTTGCGCTGGCCGCCGTGGCGATCTGGCTGATCTGGACGGGAAAGCTGCAACGCATGACGGCTAAGGATGGCATGGCATTGGGGGCGGCGCTGGTGGGCGCGGTGCTGGCGGCCAAGGGCAAGCCGGTGATCGGCGCGCCCCTGTTGATCGGCGCGGCGCTCTTCTTCGCGAAGCAGGGCAATGCCAAGGCGAAGGTGAAGGTGCGCAAACGCCCCGCAGCGCCCGCCTCACCCCCGCAGGCGGATGCTGACGTCGCGAAAGCGCGCGCCCTGCTGGGCGTTGGTCCCGATGCCGACGCGCCCACGATCCGCGCCGCCCATCGCCGCCTGATCGCCTCGGTCCACCCCGACAAAGGGGGCACCGAAGCGCTTGCCGCCCAGATCAATGCCGCGCGCGACCTGCTGCTCGATGACCAGACCCCGCTTTGA
- the dnaQ gene encoding DNA polymerase III subunit epsilon, giving the protein MREIIFDTETTGFDPASGDRLVEIGCIELINRVPSGRTFHAYYNPQRDMPAAAEAVHGLSSHFLSDKPLFHTGAADLLAFLEDSPLVAHNARFDFGFLNHELRRCGHADVSMDRMIDTVAIARTLHPGAKHSLDALCTRYGIDRSHRVKHGALLDAELLAQLYIELTGGRQIGLGLAQEEEKEIVGVELSAGAVVRPVRPARVFTASAQELERHAAFIATLTKPLWLEEA; this is encoded by the coding sequence ATGCGCGAGATCATTTTCGACACCGAAACGACAGGATTCGATCCGGCGTCCGGCGACAGGCTGGTCGAGATCGGCTGCATCGAACTGATCAACCGGGTGCCGTCCGGTCGCACCTTCCACGCTTATTATAATCCGCAACGCGACATGCCCGCCGCCGCCGAAGCGGTGCATGGCCTGTCGAGCCATTTCCTGTCGGACAAGCCGCTGTTCCACACCGGCGCCGCCGACCTGCTCGCCTTTCTGGAGGATAGTCCGCTGGTCGCGCATAATGCGCGGTTCGACTTCGGCTTCCTCAATCATGAATTGCGGCGCTGCGGCCATGCCGACGTGTCGATGGATCGCATGATCGATACGGTGGCGATCGCCCGGACGCTGCATCCCGGCGCCAAGCACAGCCTGGACGCGCTCTGCACCCGTTACGGCATCGACCGCAGCCATCGCGTCAAGCATGGCGCGCTGCTCGACGCCGAATTGCTGGCGCAACTTTATATCGAACTGACCGGCGGCCGTCAGATCGGCCTGGGTCTGGCACAGGAGGAAGAGAAAGAGATCGTCGGGGTGGAACTGTCGGCTGGCGCCGTGGTTCGCCCTGTTCGTCCTGCACGCGTCTTTACAGCCAGCGCGCAGGAGCTGGAGCGGCATGCGGCGTTCATCGCGACGCTCACCAAGCCGCTCTGGCTGGAGGAGGCCTGA
- the aroE gene encoding shikimate dehydrogenase, whose product MSDTLPYAEVIGDPIDHSKSPLIHNFWLNALDIEAEYRKTHVTPQGLAAYFLMRRSDPDWLGCNVTLPHKIAVMDYVDDPGGVRERIGAVNTIASETGGPLIGTNTDAGGFLQPLLRDKWKGQSAVIVGSGGAARAILFALSSLGVPDISIMARDVGKAQALFDRSGTPGRAIAMDDRVPTADLLVNSTSLGMVGQPVLELDLSLLAEDATVYDIVYAPLETGLLKAAKARGLKTLDGLEMLIGQAALAFDIFFDAQAPRDLDEELRALLLAAD is encoded by the coding sequence ATGAGCGATACCCTCCCCTATGCTGAGGTCATCGGTGATCCGATCGACCATAGCAAATCCCCCCTGATCCATAATTTCTGGCTGAATGCGCTGGATATCGAGGCGGAATATAGGAAGACCCATGTGACGCCGCAGGGGCTGGCCGCCTATTTCCTGATGCGGCGCAGCGATCCCGACTGGCTGGGCTGCAACGTCACCTTGCCCCACAAGATCGCGGTGATGGACTATGTCGACGATCCGGGTGGAGTGCGGGAACGGATCGGCGCGGTCAACACCATCGCCAGCGAAACCGGCGGGCCGCTGATCGGCACCAATACCGACGCGGGTGGCTTCCTCCAGCCGCTGCTGCGCGACAAGTGGAAGGGGCAGAGCGCCGTGATCGTCGGATCGGGCGGCGCAGCGCGGGCGATCCTGTTCGCCCTGTCCAGTCTGGGCGTGCCGGACATCAGTATCATGGCGCGCGACGTCGGCAAGGCGCAGGCGCTGTTCGACCGCAGCGGTACGCCGGGTCGGGCGATCGCCATGGATGACCGGGTGCCCACCGCCGACCTGCTGGTCAATTCGACCTCGCTCGGTATGGTCGGCCAGCCGGTGCTGGAGCTGGACCTTAGCCTTTTGGCGGAGGACGCGACGGTCTATGACATCGTCTATGCGCCGCTGGAAACCGGGTTGCTCAAGGCGGCAAAAGCGCGCGGTCTGAAAACGCTCGACGGCCTGGAAATGCTGATCGGCCAGGCGGCGCTCGCCTTCGACATCTTCTTCGACGCGCAGGCGCCCCGCGATCTGGACGAGGAATTGCGCGCGCTGCTGCTCGCGGCGGACTGA
- a CDS encoding Maf family protein produces MIVLASQSASRRAMLTAAQVPFETLSPGVDEEAAKDALRADGLDARALADALAELKALKVSRRVPGALVLGCDQTLSIGDGPDRGAMIDKAVDRADATRILQLLSGRVHHLHSAAVMVLNGEPIWRHIERVRMTVRPLSDAFIAAYLDSDWEELRWCVGCYRIEGPGAQLFSKVEGSQFAIQGLPLLPLLDFLRVRGVLAA; encoded by the coding sequence ATGATCGTGCTGGCGTCCCAGAGCGCGAGCCGCAGGGCGATGTTGACCGCCGCCCAGGTGCCGTTCGAAACCCTCTCGCCCGGCGTCGACGAGGAGGCCGCCAAGGACGCGCTGCGCGCCGACGGGCTGGACGCGCGCGCGCTGGCCGATGCGCTGGCGGAGTTGAAGGCGCTGAAGGTGTCGCGCCGGGTGCCGGGCGCGCTGGTGCTGGGCTGCGACCAGACGCTGAGTATCGGCGATGGCCCGGATCGCGGCGCCATGATCGACAAGGCGGTGGATCGCGCCGATGCGACACGGATATTGCAGCTATTGTCGGGCCGGGTCCATCATCTCCACAGTGCGGCGGTGATGGTGCTGAACGGCGAACCGATCTGGCGCCATATCGAGCGGGTACGGATGACGGTGCGGCCTTTGTCCGACGCGTTCATCGCCGCCTATCTCGATAGTGACTGGGAGGAACTGCGCTGGTGCGTGGGCTGCTACCGGATCGAGGGACCGGGCGCGCAGTTGTTCAGCAAGGTCGAGGGCAGCCAGTTTGCGATTCAGGGCTTGCCGTTGCTGCCGCTGCTTGACTTTCTGCGCGTGCGCGGCGTTTTGGCGGCATGA
- a CDS encoding division plane positioning ATPase MipZ → MGNPQPHLIVFANEKGGTGKSTTAVHTAIALSALGHRVGMIDLDPRQRTVTRYMENRLDTARRRSIDLPTPDFAVFTGDSIAALDDQVVTLAADKDFLVVDTPGRDDIYARHLAPHANTLVTPMNDSFVDFDLIGQVDPETFKVRRLSFYSELIFEARKTRAKVDGVAIDWVVLRNRVQHHDARNKKRVGDALMELSRRVGFRVIPGLSERVIFRELFPSGLTLLDKGHLGELGVSHIAARQELREMVAGLALPTRDGMTSVDLLGAA, encoded by the coding sequence ATGGGCAATCCGCAGCCGCATCTCATCGTCTTCGCCAATGAAAAGGGCGGCACCGGCAAGTCGACCACGGCGGTCCACACCGCCATCGCCTTGAGCGCGCTCGGTCATCGCGTCGGCATGATCGACCTCGATCCGCGCCAGCGCACCGTCACCCGCTATATGGAAAATCGCCTCGATACCGCGCGCCGCCGCAGCATCGACCTGCCCACGCCCGATTTCGCCGTCTTCACCGGCGACAGCATCGCCGCGCTGGACGATCAGGTCGTCACGCTGGCGGCGGACAAGGATTTCCTGGTCGTGGACACGCCCGGCCGCGACGATATCTATGCCCGGCATCTCGCGCCCCACGCCAACACGCTGGTCACGCCGATGAACGACAGTTTCGTCGATTTCGACCTGATCGGCCAGGTCGACCCGGAAACCTTCAAGGTCCGTCGCCTGTCCTTCTATTCCGAACTCATCTTCGAAGCGCGCAAGACGCGGGCAAAGGTCGACGGCGTCGCGATCGACTGGGTGGTGCTGCGCAACCGTGTCCAGCATCATGACGCGCGCAACAAGAAGCGCGTGGGCGACGCGCTGATGGAATTGTCCCGCCGCGTCGGCTTCCGCGTCATTCCCGGCCTGTCGGAACGCGTCATCTTCCGCGAACTCTTTCCCTCGGGTCTGACCTTGCTCGACAAGGGGCATCTGGGCGAACTGGGGGTCAGCCATATCGCCGCGCGCCAGGAATTGCGCGAGATGGTGGCGGGGCTCGCCCTGCCGACGCGCGATGGCATGACGTCTGTGGATCTGCTCGGCGCGGCCTGA
- a CDS encoding pyruvate, water dikinase regulatory protein, whose product MARIHLHLLSDSTGETLENIAKAAIGLFENVEAIRHFWPMVRSDVHLDRIMEEISANPGLVLFTLTNHPLRKRLETRCRALGLPHVAALDSVADALSNILGQETRTRPGRKHILDEAYFARIEAIQFTIAHDDGVGHENWEEADIVLAGVSRASKTPTSIYLANRGYKTANIPLVPESPPPRNLYSLKHPMVVGLTVSPERLIQIRRNRLLSLNQAPETAYVDNEKVQEELAFARRMFADNGWPVIDMTRRSIEEAAAAIINLFNDRELAEGVEA is encoded by the coding sequence ATGGCGCGCATCCACCTGCATCTCCTGTCTGACTCCACCGGCGAAACGCTGGAGAATATCGCCAAGGCGGCGATCGGCCTGTTCGAAAATGTCGAGGCGATCCGGCATTTCTGGCCGATGGTGCGGTCCGATGTCCATCTCGACCGGATCATGGAGGAAATCAGCGCCAATCCCGGCCTCGTCCTCTTCACCCTGACCAACCATCCCCTGCGCAAGCGGCTGGAGACGCGCTGCCGCGCGCTCGGCCTGCCCCATGTAGCGGCGCTCGACAGCGTGGCCGACGCCCTGTCCAACATATTGGGGCAGGAGACGCGGACCCGGCCGGGGCGCAAGCATATATTGGACGAAGCCTATTTCGCTCGGATCGAGGCGATTCAGTTCACCATCGCCCATGACGATGGCGTGGGGCATGAAAATTGGGAAGAGGCCGATATCGTGCTGGCCGGGGTGTCGCGCGCGTCCAAGACGCCGACGTCGATCTACCTCGCCAATCGCGGCTACAAGACCGCCAATATCCCGCTGGTCCCGGAATCGCCGCCGCCGCGCAATCTCTATAGCCTCAAGCATCCCATGGTCGTCGGGCTGACCGTCAGCCCCGAACGGCTGATCCAGATACGCCGCAACCGGCTGCTCTCGCTCAACCAGGCGCCCGAAACAGCCTATGTCGATAATGAGAAGGTGCAGGAGGAACTGGCTTTCGCCCGGCGCATGTTCGCCGACAATGGCTGGCCGGTGATCGACATGACCCGGCGATCGATCGAGGAGGCCGCCGCGGCCATCATCAACCTGTTCAACGATCGCGAACTGGCGGAAGGCGTGGAGGCATGA
- the pgmG gene encoding phosphoglucomutase/phosphomannomutase PgmG produces MTHRFDPTLLRDYDLRGRVGDTLHVADAWALGRSFGTIVARAGGRHIAVGYDGRLSSPMLEKALVAGLAATGIGVRRIGLGPTPMLYHAEMASDVDGGVQITGSHNPGDQNGFKLVHRHAPFFGDDIQRLGALAAAGDWESGAGHVETVDVIDAYVARMMQGFDGPALRIGWDAGNGAAGPVVEKLAQLLPGEHHLLFTDIDGHFPHHHPDPSQERNLADLRALVLAKQLDFGVAFDGDGDRIGVIDGLGRTIAGDQLLGLFAQIILEKRPGAPVVADVKASQTLFDRITALGGRPDMWKTGHSHIKSRMKQIGSPLGGETSGHLFFADEYPGYDDGLYAAVRLIRAVGSLGRSLSALHDGMPTSVITPEWRFPVAESRKFAVVADILARLQAAGADICAIDGVRVRTDDGWWLLRASNTEAALVARAESADEAGLARLIAQMDAQLADSGVIRVVSA; encoded by the coding sequence TTGACCCATCGTTTCGACCCGACGCTGCTGCGCGACTATGATCTGCGCGGCAGGGTGGGTGACACGCTGCATGTCGCCGACGCCTGGGCACTGGGCCGCAGCTTCGGCACGATCGTCGCCCGCGCCGGCGGACGGCATATCGCGGTCGGTTATGACGGGCGACTCAGTTCGCCGATGCTGGAAAAGGCACTGGTCGCGGGATTGGCCGCGACCGGCATCGGCGTGCGGCGCATCGGCCTTGGCCCGACGCCGATGCTATATCATGCCGAAATGGCGAGCGATGTGGATGGCGGCGTCCAGATAACCGGCAGCCATAATCCCGGCGACCAGAATGGCTTCAAGCTGGTCCACCGTCACGCGCCCTTTTTCGGCGACGATATTCAGCGGCTGGGCGCCCTGGCGGCGGCGGGCGACTGGGAAAGCGGCGCGGGGCATGTCGAAACGGTCGATGTCATCGATGCCTATGTTGCGCGCATGATGCAGGGTTTTGACGGCCCGGCGCTTCGCATCGGCTGGGACGCGGGCAATGGCGCCGCCGGGCCGGTGGTGGAGAAGCTGGCGCAGCTCCTGCCCGGTGAGCATCATCTGCTCTTCACCGATATAGACGGCCATTTTCCCCATCATCATCCCGATCCTTCCCAGGAGCGGAATCTGGCCGATCTGCGCGCGCTCGTCCTTGCCAAACAGCTCGATTTCGGCGTGGCTTTCGATGGTGATGGCGACCGGATCGGCGTGATCGACGGGCTGGGCCGGACAATCGCGGGCGACCAGTTGCTCGGACTCTTCGCGCAGATCATATTGGAAAAGCGGCCGGGCGCGCCGGTCGTGGCGGATGTGAAGGCCAGCCAGACCCTGTTCGACCGCATCACCGCGCTGGGTGGACGGCCCGACATGTGGAAGACCGGTCACAGCCATATCAAGTCCAGAATGAAGCAGATTGGCAGCCCGTTGGGTGGCGAAACCTCCGGCCATCTGTTTTTCGCCGACGAGTATCCCGGCTATGACGACGGCCTCTATGCCGCCGTCCGCCTGATCCGCGCCGTGGGATCGCTGGGGCGGAGCCTGAGCGCGTTGCACGATGGGATGCCGACCAGCGTCATCACGCCGGAATGGCGCTTCCCTGTGGCGGAATCGCGCAAGTTCGCGGTGGTGGCCGATATCCTTGCGCGCCTTCAGGCCGCAGGCGCCGATATCTGCGCCATCGACGGCGTGCGGGTCCGCACCGACGATGGCTGGTGGCTATTGCGGGCATCCAATACCGAGGCTGCGCTGGTGGCGCGCGCCGAATCAGCCGACGAGGCAGGACTGGCGCGACTGATCGCTCAAATGGATGCGCAACTGGCCGATTCGGGTGTCATCCGGGTGGTATCAGCCTGA
- the hpf gene encoding ribosome hibernation-promoting factor, HPF/YfiA family, which yields MDIRISGHQVETGEALKSHVTDRLEAMAEKYFSRTISAHVTFRKAPHGAFHCDIVCHVMTGLILKGAGEAQEAHPSFDQASDRIEKQLRRYMRRLKDRSSQAAAAEAQRTNGYSVDDIDGAGYTIFAGHAEDEEEAADAPLIVAETRVDIPEASVSDAVMMLDLRNTNALLFLNAGTSAYNMVYRRHDGTIGWVEPRG from the coding sequence ATGGACATTCGCATTTCCGGGCATCAGGTCGAAACGGGTGAGGCGCTCAAGAGCCATGTCACCGACCGTTTGGAGGCGATGGCCGAGAAATATTTCTCCCGCACGATTTCCGCTCATGTGACCTTTCGCAAGGCGCCCCATGGCGCCTTCCACTGCGATATCGTGTGCCATGTCATGACCGGCCTGATCCTGAAAGGAGCCGGCGAAGCGCAGGAGGCGCATCCATCCTTCGACCAGGCGTCCGACCGTATCGAAAAGCAATTGCGTCGCTATATGCGCCGCCTCAAGGATCGCAGCAGTCAGGCGGCCGCAGCCGAAGCACAGCGGACCAACGGTTATAGCGTCGATGATATCGACGGCGCCGGCTACACCATCTTCGCCGGTCATGCGGAGGACGAGGAAGAAGCCGCCGATGCGCCGCTGATCGTGGCGGAAACCCGCGTCGACATTCCCGAAGCCAGCGTTTCGGACGCAGTGATGATGCTGGACCTGCGCAACACCAATGCGCTGTTGTTCCTTAATGCCGGCACATCGGCCTATAACATGGTCTATCGTCGCCATGACGGGACCATTGGATGGGTCGAGCCCCGTGGCTGA
- a CDS encoding PTS sugar transporter subunit IIA has protein sequence MVHFNDIVSPEALATGLSANGKKQLFQKIAGLAACAYDLDADEVGDALFERERLGSTGFGGGVAIPHAKIAGLSKMCGVVVLLDPAVPFDAVDEAPVDVVFALLSPVDSGAEHLKTLARVSRYLRDEGQVARLRGAQSTGALHALLAGGGARDAA, from the coding sequence ATGGTTCATTTCAACGACATCGTTTCGCCCGAAGCGCTCGCCACGGGCCTGTCGGCGAACGGCAAGAAACAATTGTTCCAGAAGATCGCCGGGCTGGCCGCCTGCGCCTATGATCTGGATGCCGACGAAGTCGGTGACGCCCTGTTCGAGCGTGAGCGGCTGGGGTCGACCGGCTTTGGCGGCGGCGTCGCCATTCCCCATGCGAAGATCGCTGGCCTGTCCAAGATGTGCGGCGTAGTCGTGCTGCTCGATCCAGCGGTGCCGTTCGACGCGGTGGACGAAGCGCCGGTGGACGTCGTCTTCGCCCTGCTGTCGCCGGTCGACAGCGGCGCGGAGCATTTGAAGACCCTGGCGCGCGTGTCGCGCTATCTGCGCGATGAAGGCCAGGTGGCCCGGCTGCGCGGCGCTCAGTCGACCGGCGCGCTCCATGCGCTGCTGGCGGGCGGCGGGGCGCGTGACGCAGCCTGA
- a CDS encoding CopD family protein, translating to MAYLGAAYLWVKAAHVIFVIFLMAGLFMMPRFFVYHQETAPGSPEDKRWIEREGRLLKIILNPSLVLVWLFGLMLMVEIGAWHFGWFHLKLLFVLGLSGYHGWIAGYAKKLARGQRPLSDKQLRMMNEIPGIAAAVIVIAVIVKPF from the coding sequence ATGGCCTATCTCGGCGCCGCCTATCTCTGGGTGAAGGCCGCCCATGTCATCTTCGTCATCTTCCTGATGGCGGGTCTGTTCATGATGCCGCGCTTCTTCGTCTATCATCAGGAAACCGCGCCAGGCTCGCCCGAGGACAAAAGATGGATCGAGCGCGAGGGACGGTTGCTCAAGATCATCCTCAACCCGTCGCTGGTGCTGGTCTGGCTGTTCGGGCTGATGCTGATGGTGGAAATCGGCGCCTGGCATTTCGGCTGGTTCCACCTGAAACTGCTCTTCGTCCTCGGCCTGTCGGGCTATCATGGCTGGATTGCGGGCTATGCCAAGAAGCTGGCGCGGGGCCAGCGTCCGCTCAGCGACAAGCAGTTGCGCATGATGAACGAAATCCCCGGCATCGCCGCCGCGGTGATCGTCATCGCGGTGATCGTGAAGCCCTTCTAA
- a CDS encoding PaaI family thioesterase gives MRCWRAAGRVTQPELHPGSGASGEAAHFRALENLYRSAPINRLFRSDLTIREPGRSVIDFDVDESQFHAAGAVHGTVYFKMLDDAAFYAANSLVSDRFLLTTAFNLLFTRPIAPGRIRAEGRWISGKRRVYVAEASLIDSDGEEVGRGTGTFMRSQFPLSSLPGYGA, from the coding sequence ATGCGCTGCTGGCGGGCGGCGGGGCGCGTGACGCAGCCTGAGCTGCACCCCGGCAGCGGCGCGAGCGGCGAAGCGGCGCATTTTCGCGCGCTGGAGAATCTCTATCGTTCGGCGCCGATCAACCGGCTGTTCCGGTCGGACCTCACCATCCGTGAACCGGGCCGCTCGGTGATCGATTTCGACGTCGACGAAAGCCAGTTCCACGCCGCGGGCGCGGTACATGGCACCGTCTATTTCAAGATGCTGGATGACGCGGCCTTCTACGCCGCCAACAGCCTGGTCAGCGACCGTTTCCTGCTGACCACCGCCTTCAACCTGCTGTTCACCCGTCCGATCGCGCCGGGCCGGATTCGCGCCGAGGGCCGCTGGATCAGCGGCAAGCGCCGGGTCTATGTCGCCGAAGCGAGCCTGATCGATTCCGATGGCGAAGAGGTCGGGCGCGGCACCGGCACCTTCATGCGATCGCAATTTCCGCTCTCCTCGCTGCCGGGCTATGGCGCCTGA
- the hemE gene encoding uroporphyrinogen decarboxylase, which translates to MSPDAPSDRPAKPLMAVLRGERPAVPPMWLMRQAGRYLPEYRALRADKGGFLELVYDSPAAAEVTLQPLRRFGFDGAILFSDILIVPYAMGQDLWFEAGEGPRLAPILAETDLSALTPDYSRFEAVYETVRQVKAALDPAVTFLGFAGSPWTVATYMVAGQGSKDHGLARRMAYKEPDRFAALIDAIVDATVTYLSGQIDAGVEAVQLFDSWAGSLSPAQFQRWVIEPNKRIVAQLKALHPDIPIIGFPKGAGAKLADYAAQTGVDAVGVDETIDPHWANAALPQGMPVQGNLDPLALIAGGRVVEESVDRIRAAFADRPHIMNLGHGILPDTPIAHVEALISYVRRS; encoded by the coding sequence ATGAGCCCCGACGCGCCGAGCGACCGTCCCGCCAAACCGCTCATGGCCGTTCTCAGGGGCGAGCGTCCCGCCGTCCCGCCAATGTGGCTGATGCGCCAGGCCGGACGCTATCTGCCCGAATATCGCGCGCTGCGGGCGGACAAGGGCGGGTTCCTGGAACTGGTCTATGACAGCCCGGCCGCGGCGGAGGTAACGCTCCAGCCCCTGCGCCGCTTCGGCTTCGACGGCGCGATCCTCTTTTCCGACATTTTGATCGTGCCCTATGCCATGGGCCAGGATCTCTGGTTCGAGGCTGGAGAAGGCCCGCGTCTCGCCCCGATCCTTGCCGAAACCGACCTGTCCGCGCTGACGCCCGATTATAGCCGCTTCGAGGCGGTCTACGAGACGGTGCGGCAGGTGAAGGCGGCGCTGGACCCTGCGGTCACTTTCCTGGGCTTTGCGGGCAGTCCCTGGACCGTTGCGACCTATATGGTGGCGGGGCAGGGCAGCAAGGATCATGGTCTCGCCCGCCGCATGGCCTATAAGGAACCCGATCGTTTCGCCGCGCTGATCGACGCCATCGTCGATGCGACCGTCACCTATCTCTCCGGCCAGATCGACGCGGGCGTGGAAGCGGTGCAACTGTTCGACAGCTGGGCCGGCAGCCTGTCGCCCGCGCAATTCCAGCGCTGGGTGATCGAGCCGAACAAGCGCATCGTCGCGCAGCTCAAGGCGCTGCACCCCGATATTCCTATCATCGGTTTCCCCAAGGGCGCCGGCGCGAAACTGGCCGATTATGCCGCCCAGACCGGGGTCGATGCGGTCGGCGTCGACGAAACCATCGATCCGCACTGGGCCAACGCGGCGCTGCCGCAAGGCATGCCGGTGCAGGGCAATCTCGATCCGCTGGCGCTGATCGCGGGCGGGCGCGTGGTGGAGGAATCGGTCGACAGGATCCGCGCCGCCTTCGCCGACCGGCCGCACATCATGAACCTGGGCCATGGCATTTTGCCCGACACGCCCATTGCGCATGTCGAAGCGCTCATTAGCTATGTGCGAAGATCTTGA
- the panC gene encoding pantoate--beta-alanine ligase, which translates to MQTLRDLPALRAAVDALKSDGKPLVLVPTMGALHDGHMALVEEARRHGRHVVVSIFVNPRQFGPNEDLDAYPRREAKDAQLLAAAGIDILWMPTVDVMYPAGYATNIGVSGVSEGLDGAARPGHFDGVSTVVAKLFNQVRPDVAIFGEKDYQQLAVIRRMVIDLDLGIEIVGMPTQRAEDGLALSSRNAYLSEDERKAALALPRALGEAKRQIERGEPVDGALARAIATLAAHGFDPIDYVTLCDAATLEPMAVLDRTARLLGAAKLGKTRLIDNIAVDPA; encoded by the coding sequence GTGCAAACGCTGCGTGACCTGCCCGCCCTTCGTGCCGCCGTCGATGCGCTGAAAAGCGATGGAAAACCGCTGGTCCTGGTGCCTACCATGGGCGCGCTGCATGACGGGCATATGGCGTTGGTGGAGGAAGCGCGGCGGCACGGACGGCATGTCGTCGTATCGATCTTCGTCAATCCCCGACAGTTCGGGCCGAACGAGGATCTCGACGCCTATCCCCGGCGCGAGGCGAAAGATGCGCAGTTGCTGGCGGCAGCCGGCATCGACATCTTGTGGATGCCCACCGTCGATGTCATGTACCCGGCCGGCTATGCCACCAATATCGGCGTGTCGGGGGTCAGCGAAGGGCTGGACGGCGCGGCGCGGCCGGGCCATTTCGATGGCGTGTCCACGGTCGTCGCCAAGCTGTTCAACCAGGTGCGGCCCGATGTCGCGATTTTCGGCGAGAAGGATTATCAGCAACTGGCGGTGATCCGGCGGATGGTGATCGACCTCGATCTGGGAATCGAGATTGTCGGGATGCCGACCCAGCGGGCCGAGGATGGCCTCGCCCTCTCCTCCCGCAACGCCTATCTCAGCGAAGATGAGCGCAAGGCGGCGCTGGCCCTGCCCCGCGCGCTGGGCGAGGCGAAGCGACAGATCGAGAGGGGCGAACCGGTCGATGGCGCGCTGGCCAGGGCGATCGCGACGCTGGCGGCGCATGGCTTCGATCCGATCGACTATGTGACGCTGTGCGACGCGGCGACGCTGGAACCGATGGCAGTGCTGGACCGCACGGCGCGGCTGCTGGGCGCAGCGAAGCTGGGCAAGACCCGGCTGATCGACAATATCGCGGTCGATCCGGCTTAA